One genomic region from Myxococcota bacterium encodes:
- a CDS encoding aspartate-semialdehyde dehydrogenase, with amino-acid sequence MSVPFPDLRNRDLTVAVVGATGAVGEVLLDILAKRDFPIGELRPLASGRSAGSKVAFRGEQVEVAEAKPEAFEGADLVFFAATGGLSKTLAPEAAKRGAIAIDKSSTWRMDPTVPLVVPEINADALDGHQGIVSCPNCTTIGFVMALEPLRRAAGLKEVVVTTLQAVSGAGRDGIDELEAQQAALAGGGTPEASIFAAPIANNVVPLCENFRDDAFSTEEVKLLFETRKILSEPDLSVTMTCVRVPVPVGHAASVLVETEHVLAPEAARAALAEFPGVEVVDDPDARVFPTPADVVGRDEVLVGRVRKDLESDRLWLWQVSDNLRKGAATNAVQIAEALRLRPPVVRR; translated from the coding sequence ATGTCCGTTCCCTTCCCCGACCTGCGCAACCGAGACCTCACCGTGGCCGTCGTCGGCGCCACGGGTGCCGTCGGCGAAGTGCTCCTCGACATCCTCGCCAAGCGCGACTTCCCGATCGGCGAGCTGCGCCCGCTGGCCAGCGGTCGCTCGGCCGGCTCGAAGGTGGCCTTCCGCGGCGAGCAGGTGGAGGTGGCCGAGGCGAAGCCCGAAGCCTTCGAAGGCGCGGACCTGGTCTTCTTCGCCGCCACTGGCGGCCTCTCGAAGACCCTCGCGCCCGAAGCGGCGAAGCGGGGGGCCATCGCCATCGACAAGTCGAGCACCTGGCGGATGGATCCGACGGTTCCCCTGGTGGTGCCCGAGATCAACGCCGATGCCCTCGACGGGCACCAGGGCATCGTCTCGTGCCCCAACTGCACCACGATCGGCTTCGTGATGGCCCTCGAACCCCTGCGTCGCGCTGCCGGCCTGAAGGAAGTCGTCGTGACCACCCTGCAGGCCGTGTCGGGTGCGGGTCGCGACGGCATCGACGAGCTCGAGGCCCAGCAGGCCGCCCTGGCGGGCGGCGGTACGCCCGAGGCGAGCATCTTCGCGGCCCCGATCGCGAACAACGTCGTGCCGCTCTGCGAGAACTTCCGCGACGACGCCTTCTCCACCGAGGAGGTGAAGCTCCTCTTCGAGACCCGCAAGATCCTGTCCGAGCCCGATCTCTCGGTGACCATGACCTGCGTGCGCGTGCCGGTGCCGGTGGGCCACGCCGCGTCCGTGCTCGTGGAGACCGAGCACGTGCTGGCGCCGGAAGCCGCGCGGGCCGCGCTCGCCGAGTTCCCGGGTGTCGAGGTGGTCGACGACCCGGACGCGCGCGTCTTCCCGACGCCCGCCGACGTCGTGGGCCGCGACGAGGTGCTGGTGGGTCGTGTGCGCAAGGACCTCGAGAGCGATCGCCTCTGGCTCTGGCAGGTGTCGGACAACCTGCGCAAGGGCGCGGCCACCAACGCGGTGCAGATCGCCGAGGCGCTGCGGCTGCGGCCGCCGGTGGTGCGCCGCTAG
- a CDS encoding MFS transporter: MESRARDPFRSVPAQRSQDRARLTGAFAAFSIAEGAIWIALLVYAYERGGVAEASALAILLLAPSAVLAPAFGALASRSGPVLRRALGLQAGLAAGVGAVLAGFGDGLWPYAGAALLCASLSATRPIVSTLLPVVSGPAPQLSRANAMIVLFEGVGDLAGPLLAALVLGAAGPAAVLYVASVLLAVAAWTTRAAHVPDHSDAGITPAPSPLALTPDRWLLVTCLALPTLLFGAVELLAPAIGAEMLGVTGQVAGYLVAMLGCGGVAGALLARTVGTRSDLVRRHGVATLVSAAAFFGIGASYDVWTTLFLLFLCGVANGYAWVVGMSLVQRVATNAERGFLFGMLESGEAIGLALVTLGIAAVTVGLGVRGTFAIFGMCIACIVLVSQLRLRGIGKLATLPSWAAR; the protein is encoded by the coding sequence ATGGAGTCGCGCGCGCGAGACCCGTTCCGGAGCGTCCCCGCCCAGCGGTCGCAGGACCGCGCGCGCCTGACGGGAGCGTTCGCGGCCTTCTCGATCGCAGAAGGTGCGATCTGGATTGCGCTGCTCGTGTACGCGTACGAGCGCGGCGGGGTGGCCGAAGCCAGCGCGCTCGCGATCCTGCTGCTGGCGCCCAGCGCCGTGCTCGCGCCCGCGTTCGGGGCGCTCGCGAGTCGGTCCGGGCCCGTCCTGCGCCGAGCGCTGGGCCTCCAGGCCGGGCTGGCCGCAGGCGTCGGCGCCGTGTTGGCGGGCTTTGGAGACGGGCTCTGGCCCTATGCCGGGGCCGCGCTCCTGTGCGCTTCCCTCTCGGCGACGCGCCCGATCGTGTCCACGCTGCTGCCGGTCGTGTCGGGACCGGCTCCGCAGCTATCGAGGGCCAACGCGATGATCGTCCTCTTCGAAGGGGTCGGCGATCTCGCGGGGCCCCTCCTCGCCGCGCTCGTACTCGGCGCGGCCGGGCCGGCGGCCGTGCTCTACGTGGCGTCGGTCCTGCTGGCCGTCGCCGCCTGGACGACCCGCGCAGCGCACGTGCCCGATCACTCGGACGCTGGCATCACGCCCGCCCCTTCGCCCCTCGCACTCACACCCGACCGCTGGCTCCTCGTGACCTGTCTCGCGCTGCCCACCCTTTTGTTCGGCGCGGTCGAGCTGCTGGCACCGGCCATCGGCGCCGAGATGCTCGGCGTGACCGGGCAGGTGGCGGGCTACCTCGTGGCGATGCTGGGCTGCGGCGGCGTGGCGGGTGCCTTGCTCGCGCGCACGGTCGGTACGCGTTCGGACCTGGTGCGGCGTCACGGCGTGGCGACGCTGGTTTCGGCCGCCGCGTTCTTCGGCATCGGCGCCAGCTACGACGTATGGACCACTCTGTTCTTGCTCTTCCTCTGCGGCGTCGCGAACGGCTACGCCTGGGTGGTCGGGATGTCGCTCGTGCAACGGGTCGCCACCAACGCCGAGCGCGGGTTTCTGTTCGGGATGCTCGAGAGCGGGGAGGCGATCGGACTGGCCCTCGTCACCCTCGGCATCGCGGCGGTGACCGTGGGGCTCGGTGTTCGGGGAACCTTCGCGATCTTCGGCATGTGCATCGCCTGCATCGTGCTCGTCTCGCAGCTGCGACTGCGCGGGATCGGGAAGCTGGCGACGCTCCCGAGCTGGGCGGCGCGCTAG
- a CDS encoding NUDIX hydrolase: MSGPKPWRVHRVETIQECRVFSVTRMDTRSPRTGDDHHFFGIQSTDWVNVLPMTPEGEVVLVRQYRHGSGTITLETPGGMVDPGEAPAEAAARELLEETGYQPDALIPLGHINPNPALFDNRLHGFLAKDARRVAEVRNESTEETHVELLPWEELRAQIRAGKIDHALVATVVYLYELWRSEG; this comes from the coding sequence ATGAGCGGACCCAAGCCGTGGCGAGTGCACCGTGTCGAAACGATCCAGGAGTGTCGCGTCTTCTCGGTGACGCGGATGGACACGCGCTCGCCGCGCACCGGTGACGATCACCACTTCTTCGGCATCCAGAGCACCGACTGGGTGAATGTCCTGCCCATGACGCCCGAGGGCGAAGTCGTGCTGGTGCGCCAGTATCGTCACGGCTCGGGCACGATCACCCTCGAGACGCCCGGCGGCATGGTCGACCCGGGTGAGGCGCCCGCCGAGGCGGCTGCCCGGGAGCTCCTCGAGGAGACCGGCTACCAGCCCGACGCACTGATTCCGTTGGGTCACATCAACCCGAACCCGGCGCTCTTCGACAACCGGCTCCACGGATTCCTGGCGAAGGATGCGCGCCGCGTCGCCGAGGTGCGCAACGAAAGCACCGAAGAGACTCACGTAGAACTCCTGCCCTGGGAGGAGCTGCGGGCCCAGATCCGCGCGGGAAAGATCGACCACGCGTTGGTGGCGACCGTCGTCTACCTCTACGAGCTGTGGCGGAGTGAGGGCTAG